Proteins from a single region of Haloarcula laminariae:
- the pfkB gene encoding 1-phosphofructokinase: MIATVTLNPAVDQTVRTDQPLTPDEVIRVDDAQFDAGGKGINVSKYLTAMGTETVATGVLGGFLGQFVTERLASDGIDARFVDIDGTTRLNSTVLATDGEYKLNQRGPTVSAAEVGAIVERLSSLSPETVVVAGSLPPGLDTDAIDRLAEAGPWETVVDVDGPLLAELDAEYALCKPNAPELEAATGLSVTDVDSAIDAAQALRKQGFDRVVASLGADGAVLVSENGVVHEPAIDCEVVDTVGAGDALLSGVLAAIDAGADEATALHTGVVAASAAVSTPGTAIPELPEPNASGVEPV, from the coding sequence ATGATAGCTACTGTCACACTCAACCCGGCCGTCGACCAGACGGTCAGGACCGACCAGCCGCTCACGCCCGACGAGGTCATCCGGGTCGACGACGCCCAGTTCGACGCCGGCGGGAAGGGCATCAACGTCTCGAAGTACCTCACCGCGATGGGGACCGAGACGGTCGCGACCGGCGTGCTCGGCGGATTCCTCGGCCAGTTCGTCACCGAGCGGCTCGCGTCGGACGGCATCGACGCGCGCTTCGTCGACATCGACGGGACGACACGGCTCAACTCGACCGTCCTCGCGACCGACGGGGAGTACAAGCTCAACCAGCGCGGCCCGACGGTCTCGGCGGCCGAGGTCGGGGCCATCGTCGAGCGGCTGTCGTCGCTGTCGCCCGAGACGGTCGTCGTCGCCGGGAGCCTCCCACCGGGACTGGACACCGACGCCATCGACCGGCTCGCCGAGGCCGGCCCCTGGGAGACCGTCGTCGACGTCGACGGGCCGCTGCTGGCCGAGCTAGACGCCGAATACGCCCTCTGTAAACCGAACGCGCCGGAGCTGGAGGCGGCGACGGGCCTGTCGGTCACCGACGTCGATTCGGCCATCGACGCCGCACAGGCGCTTCGAAAACAGGGGTTCGACCGCGTCGTCGCGTCGCTGGGCGCCGACGGGGCCGTCCTCGTGAGCGAGAACGGCGTCGTCCACGAGCCGGCTATCGACTGCGAGGTCGTCGACACCGTGGGCGCGGGCGACGCGCTGCTCTCCGGGGTCCTGGCGGCCATCGACGCTGGCGCGGACGAGGCGACCGCCCTGCACACTGGCGTCGTCGCCGCCAGCGCCGCAGTGTCGACGCCGGGAACGGCCATCCCGGAGTTGCCCGAACCGAACGCGAGCGGCGTCGAACCGGTCTGA
- a CDS encoding PTS fructose transporter subunit IIB — protein MKFVAVTACPTGIAHSQMGAENLEQEAERRGHDIKVEIQGAMGAENELTAEDIAEADAAIIAADTSVSRDRFEDLPLVKGTIKAAVNDVEGLMDQAEEAAGADADTEVTVEADATDDTDDDHDSGSPDVRRGGDRSKGLVARLKRLLS, from the coding sequence ATGAAATTCGTCGCCGTCACCGCCTGTCCGACCGGTATCGCACACAGTCAGATGGGCGCCGAAAATCTAGAACAGGAAGCAGAGAGACGCGGTCACGACATCAAAGTCGAGATCCAGGGCGCGATGGGCGCCGAAAACGAGCTCACGGCCGAGGACATCGCCGAGGCCGACGCCGCCATCATCGCCGCCGACACGTCGGTAAGCCGGGACCGGTTCGAGGACCTGCCGCTCGTCAAGGGCACCATCAAGGCCGCCGTCAACGACGTCGAGGGGCTCATGGACCAGGCCGAGGAGGCCGCCGGGGCCGACGCCGACACGGAAGTGACCGTCGAAGCCGACGCGACCGACGACACGGACGACGACCACGACAGCGGCTCGCCGGACGTGCGCCGCGGCGGCGACCGCTCGAAGGGCCTCGTCGCCCGGCTGAAGCGACTGCTGAGCTGA
- a CDS encoding class I fructose-bisphosphate aldolase: MYDFTDSSLVRNDKTLVLAHDHGLEHGPKQFSGVEERLDPREVFEMATHDAVTALAVGKGLAETYYPSYEDDVNLLAKLNGSSDLWMGDPYSPQNWSVDYAAELGADAIGYTIYPGVNKEPEMFEDFRPVQEAARDHDLPIAMWSYPRGQAVKSHRSESIIAYAARLGLELGADFTKVKYPRSKEAMAHAVESAADNRVLLSGGSKTSDRDFLELVEDCMDVGVSGLAVGRNVWQREDPYAILDKLEGVVFEEATADDVLEG, translated from the coding sequence ATGTACGATTTCACCGACTCATCGCTCGTCCGCAACGACAAGACGCTAGTGCTCGCTCACGACCACGGGCTCGAACACGGCCCGAAGCAGTTCAGCGGCGTCGAGGAGCGCCTCGACCCCCGAGAGGTGTTCGAGATGGCGACCCACGACGCCGTCACGGCCCTCGCAGTTGGGAAGGGGCTCGCCGAGACCTACTACCCCAGCTACGAGGACGACGTGAACCTGCTGGCGAAGCTCAACGGCAGTTCGGACCTCTGGATGGGCGACCCCTACTCGCCCCAGAACTGGTCCGTCGATTACGCCGCTGAACTCGGCGCCGACGCCATCGGCTACACCATCTACCCCGGCGTCAACAAGGAGCCGGAGATGTTCGAGGACTTCCGTCCGGTCCAAGAGGCCGCCCGTGACCACGACCTCCCCATCGCCATGTGGTCGTACCCGCGCGGCCAGGCCGTCAAGTCACATCGCAGCGAGTCCATCATCGCCTACGCGGCCCGCCTGGGCCTGGAACTGGGGGCGGACTTCACGAAGGTCAAATACCCCCGGAGCAAGGAGGCGATGGCCCACGCCGTCGAGTCGGCCGCCGACAACCGCGTCCTCCTGTCGGGCGGGTCGAAGACATCCGACCGCGACTTCCTCGAACTCGTCGAGGACTGCATGGACGTCGGCGTCTCCGGGCTCGCGGTCGGCCGCAACGTCTGGCAGCGCGAGGACCCCTACGCCATCCTCGATAAACTCGAAGGGGTCGTCTTCGAGGAGGCGACGGCCGACGACGTCCTGGAGGGGTAA
- a CDS encoding aldehyde dehydrogenase family protein: MSAAQTEHHVRPVVEGEPLAVGETVDIRDSATGDAFATVEVGDEGTVTGALAGADAARRSVRETAVAGRAGWCERIAADLRDRKPALADALVRESGVPVTSARAEVAAAAEQFDRVADTLRSLTGKYRTWTTSTREGDNSLVAAAPLGVVRCRPSGRAPLAKAALQVAPALGAGNAVVLTPPPTAAVTVSLFAEAVRATVPTGGVGFVPTTADADAPEARTADAVLAGEPDGVTRFEQWLGGGTATLVFPDADLDAAATALTEGGPSAVDSRLAGADCVIAHESVQDALVERIDERMADWVAGDPFDESTVVGPLADGATARQFERQVDDAVAAGARLVRGGEVDGRVCQPTVLADVPRESSLRREPVAGPVVPVTPFGSTATALRLVTETGPVGLARVFTDRHSLAMDVADAVDAGLIEIYGSGADDGGTRRVGLDAEAARAAISRLTRTKRVRTL, encoded by the coding sequence ATGAGCGCCGCACAGACGGAGCATCACGTCCGGCCCGTCGTCGAGGGGGAACCCCTCGCCGTGGGCGAAACAGTGGACATCAGAGACAGCGCGACCGGGGACGCCTTCGCCACGGTCGAGGTCGGCGACGAGGGGACCGTGACCGGCGCGCTGGCGGGCGCGGATGCCGCCCGGCGGTCCGTCCGGGAGACGGCCGTCGCGGGCCGTGCGGGCTGGTGTGAGCGCATCGCGGCCGACCTCCGCGACCGAAAGCCGGCGCTTGCGGACGCGCTGGTCCGGGAGTCCGGCGTGCCGGTGACGAGCGCCCGGGCGGAGGTCGCTGCGGCGGCCGAGCAGTTCGACCGGGTCGCCGACACCCTCAGGTCGCTCACCGGCAAGTACCGCACCTGGACGACCTCGACCCGCGAGGGGGACAACTCGCTGGTGGCGGCGGCCCCGCTGGGGGTCGTCCGCTGCCGACCGAGCGGCCGCGCGCCGCTCGCGAAGGCGGCGCTGCAGGTGGCCCCCGCGCTCGGTGCCGGCAACGCCGTCGTCCTCACGCCGCCGCCGACGGCCGCCGTGACCGTCTCGCTGTTCGCCGAGGCGGTCCGGGCGACGGTCCCGACCGGGGGCGTGGGTTTCGTCCCCACGACGGCCGACGCCGACGCCCCCGAAGCGCGGACGGCCGACGCGGTCCTCGCCGGGGAGCCCGACGGCGTCACGCGGTTCGAGCAGTGGCTCGGCGGCGGGACGGCGACGCTCGTCTTCCCCGACGCGGACCTCGACGCGGCCGCGACCGCGCTCACCGAGGGCGGTCCGAGTGCGGTCGACAGCCGACTCGCCGGCGCGGACTGTGTCATCGCCCACGAATCGGTGCAGGACGCCCTCGTCGAGCGCATCGACGAGCGCATGGCCGACTGGGTGGCAGGCGACCCCTTCGATGAGTCGACAGTCGTCGGCCCGCTGGCCGACGGCGCCACGGCCCGGCAGTTCGAGCGGCAGGTCGACGACGCCGTCGCCGCCGGAGCCAGACTGGTCCGCGGCGGCGAGGTCGACGGCCGCGTCTGCCAGCCGACCGTGCTCGCGGACGTGCCGCGGGAGTCGTCGCTGCGGCGCGAGCCGGTCGCCGGGCCGGTCGTTCCGGTGACGCCGTTCGGGTCGACGGCCACGGCGCTCCGCCTGGTGACCGAGACCGGGCCGGTCGGTCTCGCACGCGTGTTCACCGACCGCCACAGCCTTGCGATGGACGTGGCCGACGCCGTCGATGCGGGGCTCATCGAGATTTACGGGTCCGGCGCCGACGACGGGGGGACCCGACGCGTCGGACTCGACGCCGAAGCCGCCAGGGCCGCAATCAGTCGTCTGACGCGAACGAAGCGGGTGCGAACGCTATGA